In Kineococcus sp. NBC_00420, a single genomic region encodes these proteins:
- a CDS encoding YsnF/AvaK domain-containing protein, whose amino-acid sequence MNSNPAGEPTITAPTDQFTVAAAQGDDFPALVPGDVDSTVDVVLHAERLLISRARYATERVRFSKRIVTTTRTIEIPVRIEQLVISHEPFPPATSADTLAATSAATSTNTMVSDLTAAVPAHFPGDGEGESDLIIVLHEEVPEFTLRVAPVERVTIGVRTVVAEQIITATLGSETISVDQQQVDQQQVGHEQVGQ is encoded by the coding sequence ATGAACAGCAATCCCGCCGGTGAACCCACCATCACCGCTCCCACTGACCAGTTCACCGTGGCCGCCGCCCAGGGCGATGATTTTCCTGCTCTCGTTCCTGGCGACGTCGACTCGACTGTCGATGTCGTTCTGCACGCTGAGCGGCTGCTCATCTCTCGTGCGCGTTACGCGACGGAACGGGTTCGGTTCAGCAAGCGGATCGTGACGACCACCCGAACGATCGAGATTCCGGTCCGTATCGAGCAGCTCGTGATCAGTCACGAGCCTTTCCCCCCGGCTACCTCCGCGGACACTCTTGCCGCCACCTCCGCAGCCACCTCCACCAACACCATGGTCAGCGATTTGACCGCGGCTGTACCGGCGCACTTCCCGGGTGACGGTGAGGGCGAGAGTGACCTGATCATCGTGCTGCACGAAGAAGTTCCTGAGTTCACGTTGCGTGTCGCCCCGGTCGAGCGGGTCACCATCGGGGTCCGCACAGTCGTCGCCGAGCAGATCATCACCGCGACACTGGGTAGTGAGACCATCAGCGTCGATCAGCAGCAGGTCGACCAACAGCAAGTCGGCCACGAGCAAGTCGGCCAGTAG
- a CDS encoding Asp23/Gls24 family envelope stress response protein, protein MSEVTVADEIAGFVLAVPGVVELHPGRFGEVATYLPGRRVAGVKLGDETVEIHVVLAYGTPIRAVAQQIHAVVAAVVDVAVQVFVEDLAAAHAA, encoded by the coding sequence GTGTCGGAGGTCACAGTCGCTGACGAGATCGCGGGTTTCGTCCTGGCCGTCCCAGGAGTGGTCGAACTGCACCCGGGCCGCTTCGGTGAAGTCGCGACCTATCTGCCCGGCCGACGGGTGGCCGGGGTCAAACTCGGCGACGAAACCGTGGAGATCCACGTCGTCCTCGCCTACGGGACTCCCATCCGGGCCGTGGCCCAGCAGATCCACGCCGTCGTCGCGGCCGTGGTGGACGTGGCGGTGCAGGTCTTCGTCGAAGACCTCGCCGCCGCCCACGCCGCCTGA
- a CDS encoding Asp23/Gls24 family envelope stress response protein has protein sequence MAVSRDGSGRDASLFSNQGTTSIADTVVSKIAGLAAKDVSGVHALGGGASRAVGALRERIPGGRVNHSQGVSVEVGETQAAVDIDLIAEYGVAIADLAAGVRRNVIASVERMTGLQVTEVNIAVADVHLPSDDADENEDADSAPRVR, from the coding sequence CTGGCCGTCTCCCGTGACGGCTCCGGTCGCGACGCGTCCCTGTTCTCCAACCAGGGCACGACCTCGATCGCCGACACCGTCGTCTCCAAGATCGCCGGGCTCGCCGCCAAGGACGTCTCCGGGGTGCACGCCCTCGGCGGTGGCGCCTCCCGCGCCGTCGGCGCCCTGCGTGAACGCATCCCCGGCGGCCGCGTCAACCACTCCCAGGGCGTTTCGGTGGAGGTCGGGGAAACCCAGGCCGCCGTCGACATCGACCTCATCGCCGAGTACGGCGTCGCCATCGCCGACCTCGCCGCCGGTGTTCGCCGCAACGTCATCGCCTCCGTCGAGCGGATGACGGGTCTGCAGGTCACCGAGGTCAACATCGCCGTCGCCGACGTCCACCTGCCCAGTGACGACGCCGATGAGAACGAGGACGCCGACTCCGCTCCCCGCGTCCGGTGA
- a CDS encoding RNA polymerase sigma factor translates to MLTRRAALGDKVAFAHLTRRHGPALYRYVFRLLNDTSDAQDCVQEVMVSAWKNITSFRGDSAFRTWLFVLGRNAAQKLSQRRRPRFPESGSRPVIDFDQATAGLRDLHADPARDTIDSQLLAALDAALLLLPERQRSVWILREIEDLSYADIATVVSVSPTAVRGLLQRARTAIAATLEEWR, encoded by the coding sequence GTGCTGACGCGGCGGGCGGCACTGGGCGACAAGGTGGCCTTCGCGCACCTGACCCGACGACACGGCCCGGCGCTGTACCGCTACGTGTTCCGGCTGCTGAACGACACCTCCGACGCCCAGGACTGCGTGCAGGAGGTGATGGTGTCGGCCTGGAAGAACATCACCTCCTTCCGCGGCGACTCCGCGTTCCGGACCTGGCTGTTCGTACTGGGCCGAAACGCGGCGCAGAAACTCAGCCAGCGGCGTCGGCCGCGCTTTCCCGAGTCGGGCTCACGCCCTGTCATCGACTTCGATCAGGCCACCGCGGGCCTGCGAGATCTGCACGCCGACCCTGCACGTGACACGATCGACTCCCAACTCCTCGCCGCGCTGGATGCAGCGCTACTGCTGCTGCCCGAGCGGCAACGCAGCGTGTGGATCCTGCGGGAGATCGAAGATCTCTCCTACGCCGACATCGCCACTGTCGTGAGTGTCAGCCCCACCGCCGTGCGGGGTCTGCTGCAACGGGCCCGCACGGCGATCGCAGCGACCTTGGAGGAGTGGCGGTGA
- a CDS encoding Asp23/Gls24 family envelope stress response protein, which yields MRRWDGPAQAAAELSAEEWTEIATRGSLQVKEKAVERIAEAAVAEVPGVIAAQDSAGTIATALGRSYPRVDVQVAGHRARVEVDIVTAWPRPAAAVAAAVRDHVTERLRTLADLDVDVVDVTVAKVLRPTTPERRRVQ from the coding sequence GTGCGTCGCTGGGACGGCCCCGCTCAGGCGGCGGCTGAACTCAGCGCCGAGGAGTGGACCGAGATCGCAACGCGCGGATCGCTGCAGGTCAAGGAGAAGGCCGTGGAACGCATCGCCGAAGCTGCGGTCGCGGAAGTTCCCGGCGTCATCGCCGCCCAGGACAGCGCCGGCACCATCGCGACGGCCCTGGGGCGTTCCTACCCCCGCGTCGATGTGCAGGTGGCCGGTCACCGCGCCCGGGTCGAGGTCGACATCGTCACCGCCTGGCCTCGCCCGGCCGCTGCCGTTGCCGCCGCCGTGCGTGACCACGTCACCGAGCGACTGCGCACCCTGGCCGACCTGGACGTCGACGTCGTCGACGTCACGGTCGCCAAGGTGCTGCGTCCCACCACCCCGGAGAGGAGACGCGTCCAGTGA
- a CDS encoding GlsB/YeaQ/YmgE family stress response membrane protein gives MTIGGIITAIIIGAIIGALARLVLPGKQNISILLTIVVGIIAALIGTALARLLNVADTPGIDWIELILQVAVAAVGVTVAGSLSGRRR, from the coding sequence ATGACCATCGGTGGCATCATCACCGCGATCATCATCGGCGCGATCATCGGCGCTCTGGCCCGCCTCGTCCTGCCGGGCAAGCAGAACATCTCCATCCTGCTGACCATCGTCGTCGGCATCATCGCCGCGTTGATCGGCACCGCTCTGGCCCGGCTCTTGAACGTGGCCGACACCCCCGGCATCGACTGGATCGAACTGATCCTGCAGGTCGCCGTGGCTGCCGTCGGGGTCACCGTCGCCGGCAGCCTCAGCGGCCGCCGCCGCTGA
- a CDS encoding biliverdin-producing heme oxygenase: MRNAKESTRPPGALARLRTATAPAHQRLNEGLDVFSRPWSLDVHRRWLSLTWGLLAPLERDLAVWAEEDPDALDVVTRARADLALADLRVLGVEDVDLEDLQECPDVPPATTRSAALGVCYVLDGSTLGGQLVARAAVAAGVPVQACTSLTGREGVGRRWRETIAALDALREDDVAAAVRSAIATFTAYERWLSSLSRPGHHDGLDSTS; this comes from the coding sequence GTGAGGAACGCGAAGGAGTCCACCCGCCCGCCCGGTGCCCTGGCTCGGCTGCGCACTGCGACCGCCCCGGCTCACCAACGTCTGAACGAAGGCCTGGACGTGTTCTCCCGTCCTTGGAGCCTCGACGTGCACCGCCGCTGGCTGAGCCTGACCTGGGGACTGCTCGCGCCTCTGGAGCGAGACCTGGCCGTGTGGGCGGAGGAGGACCCCGACGCCCTCGACGTGGTCACCCGAGCGCGCGCCGACCTGGCGTTGGCCGACCTCCGCGTGCTGGGCGTCGAGGACGTCGACCTCGAGGATCTTCAGGAGTGCCCCGACGTGCCCCCGGCGACGACGCGTTCCGCCGCACTCGGGGTCTGCTACGTCCTGGACGGATCCACCCTCGGCGGTCAACTCGTCGCCCGCGCCGCGGTGGCTGCCGGAGTACCGGTGCAGGCGTGCACCTCGCTGACCGGGCGCGAGGGTGTCGGGCGGCGCTGGCGCGAGACCATCGCCGCGTTGGACGCCCTGCGTGAAGACGATGTCGCCGCAGCAGTCCGTTCCGCGATCGCGACCTTCACCGCCTACGAGCGATGGCTCTCCTCCTTGTCGCGACCCGGCCACCACGACGGACTCGACTCCACGAGTTAG
- a CDS encoding SpoIIE family protein phosphatase has product MSPQQSVPRSRPSPPTSDGSPPCRDPATTTDSTPRVSLEEGWPPVARSSGTRGARHHQILLLVRRAGRVGDSRVSQDGDPVSTTPPGAPLHPEAFAPAYPAVDLTTCESEPIHVPGAVQPHGVLLAVDRATRQVVVASANAGELFAREVDDVLGAPLHELLGLDLAARVSAAEAADNLDEALHARLEVGGENVDVDVVLHISGDRLVVEIEGLPDQAAPVSYRATRGAVARLAGSAGIEDLCAVLAREVRALTGFDRVMVYRFDPQWNGEVVAEDRRADLNPFLGLHYPASDIPAQARRLYTLNWVRLIADVDYTPSPLTPLLDPDAGAPLDLSHSVLRSVSPIHIEYLKNMGVAASMSVSLVVDGRLWGLVACHHYTGAHRPGYDARSAAEFLAQTTSQLVAERVRSQERDEALAAHELMSDILANVAASTREPLATLIENGRLLELLDATGAAVWDGHQLRTCGQVPPWAVLQRIAALLARKDGASTFTDHLATLSPGLGEVADTAAGALRVGIDDTGWLLWLRPEQPRVVEWGGDPHNAKIAATEGLEVRISPRTSFEKWREVVRGRSTAWRPWHASTADRLRTQITGIMLGRSHGQIAIAESLQRAVVLDEAPQVPGMDVLARYRPTEGGQLGGDWWDVLPLQTGRVAVVVGDVAGHGVHAAAAMAQLRTALRAYLLEGHSPASALDRLDTLVCTLLGNHTATALVAVIEHARPGRSSGAESVEGGENVIVELASAGHPPPLLISTSGTSGDLSGASTSTVHVPPRPMLGLGFGPTTGLAEEVVRISLPPDALLLMFSDGLVERRDASMEHTTAVLAAAATGAATDLFVAAVSPADAMATLADRLLTAVAGGAGDDTTLVLVRPHRP; this is encoded by the coding sequence ATGTCGCCGCAGCAGTCCGTTCCGCGATCGCGACCTTCACCGCCTACGAGCGATGGCTCTCCTCCTTGTCGCGACCCGGCCACCACGACGGACTCGACTCCACGAGTTAGCCTCGAAGAGGGGTGGCCACCGGTCGCTCGAAGTTCTGGCACGAGGGGTGCACGTCATCACCAGATTCTGCTGCTCGTCCGTCGAGCGGGTCGCGTCGGCGATTCGCGCGTCTCCCAGGATGGGGACCCGGTGAGCACCACCCCACCAGGTGCTCCGCTGCACCCGGAAGCGTTCGCGCCGGCCTATCCGGCTGTTGACCTGACGACGTGCGAGAGCGAACCCATCCACGTTCCCGGAGCTGTACAGCCGCACGGCGTGCTGCTGGCTGTCGACCGTGCCACCCGGCAGGTGGTGGTTGCCTCCGCGAACGCCGGGGAGCTCTTCGCTCGTGAAGTCGATGACGTCCTCGGCGCCCCCCTGCACGAGCTGCTGGGTCTGGACCTCGCCGCCCGAGTGTCGGCAGCTGAGGCCGCGGACAACCTGGACGAGGCGCTCCACGCCCGCCTCGAAGTGGGCGGTGAGAACGTCGACGTCGACGTCGTACTGCACATCTCCGGCGATCGGCTCGTGGTGGAGATCGAAGGCCTTCCTGACCAGGCCGCGCCGGTGTCCTACCGCGCCACACGGGGGGCGGTGGCGCGCCTGGCCGGTAGCGCCGGCATCGAGGACCTGTGTGCGGTCCTGGCCCGTGAAGTGCGGGCCCTGACCGGTTTCGACCGGGTCATGGTCTACCGCTTCGACCCGCAGTGGAACGGCGAGGTCGTCGCCGAGGACCGCCGGGCAGACCTCAACCCCTTCCTCGGCCTGCACTACCCCGCCTCCGACATCCCCGCCCAGGCACGCCGGTTGTACACGCTGAACTGGGTGCGCCTGATCGCCGACGTCGACTACACCCCCTCCCCGTTGACTCCCCTGCTCGACCCCGATGCCGGTGCCCCACTTGACCTCTCGCACTCGGTGTTGCGCAGCGTCTCCCCCATTCACATCGAGTACCTGAAGAACATGGGGGTGGCGGCATCGATGTCGGTCTCCCTCGTCGTCGACGGGCGGTTGTGGGGTCTGGTGGCCTGCCACCACTACACCGGCGCGCACCGCCCCGGCTACGACGCGCGCTCAGCCGCGGAGTTCCTCGCCCAGACGACCTCCCAGCTGGTCGCTGAACGCGTGCGCTCCCAAGAACGTGACGAGGCCCTGGCCGCGCACGAACTCATGTCCGACATCCTCGCCAACGTCGCCGCCAGCACCCGTGAACCCCTGGCCACGTTGATCGAGAACGGGCGGCTGCTGGAGCTGCTGGACGCCACCGGTGCTGCGGTGTGGGACGGGCATCAGCTGCGCACCTGCGGTCAGGTACCTCCGTGGGCGGTGCTGCAACGCATCGCCGCACTCCTGGCCCGCAAGGACGGTGCCTCGACCTTCACCGATCACCTCGCCACGCTCAGCCCCGGCCTGGGCGAGGTCGCCGACACGGCGGCGGGGGCGCTGCGGGTAGGGATCGACGACACCGGCTGGCTGCTGTGGTTGCGACCGGAACAGCCCCGCGTCGTGGAGTGGGGTGGTGATCCGCACAACGCGAAGATCGCGGCCACCGAAGGTCTGGAGGTGCGGATCAGCCCGCGCACCAGCTTCGAGAAGTGGCGCGAGGTCGTTCGTGGGCGCAGCACCGCGTGGCGACCCTGGCACGCCAGCACCGCAGACCGGCTGCGCACCCAGATCACCGGGATCATGCTCGGCCGCTCCCACGGACAGATCGCCATCGCCGAATCCCTGCAACGCGCTGTCGTGCTCGACGAAGCACCGCAGGTACCCGGCATGGACGTCCTGGCCCGCTACCGCCCCACCGAAGGCGGTCAGCTCGGCGGGGACTGGTGGGACGTCCTGCCACTGCAGACGGGCCGAGTCGCAGTCGTCGTCGGTGACGTCGCTGGACACGGGGTGCACGCCGCCGCGGCGATGGCGCAACTGCGCACCGCGCTGCGCGCCTACCTCCTGGAGGGACACTCCCCCGCCTCCGCCCTGGACCGCCTGGACACCCTGGTGTGCACGCTGCTGGGAAACCACACCGCGACCGCCCTCGTCGCCGTCATCGAGCATGCCCGCCCCGGCAGGAGCAGCGGTGCCGAGTCCGTCGAGGGCGGGGAGAACGTGATCGTGGAACTGGCCAGCGCGGGACATCCCCCACCACTGCTCATCAGTACCTCCGGGACCTCGGGTGACCTCAGTGGCGCGAGCACCAGCACGGTGCACGTGCCCCCGCGTCCGATGCTCGGGCTGGGGTTCGGTCCCACCACCGGTCTGGCGGAAGAGGTCGTACGGATCTCACTGCCACCCGACGCCCTGCTGCTGATGTTCAGCGACGGACTGGTGGAGCGACGTGACGCGAGCATGGAGCACACCACCGCGGTCCTCGCTGCAGCTGCCACGGGTGCGGCCACGGACTTGTTCGTCGCAGCGGTCAGCCCGGCGGATGCGATGGCGACCTTGGCGGACCGGCTTCTGACCGCGGTGGCCGGTGGAGCGGGTGACGACACCACCCTCGTTCTCGTCCGGCCTCACCGTCCGTAG
- the amaP gene encoding alkaline shock response membrane anchor protein AmaP translates to MGRAVLGLNRLAAIIVGLVLLVLGVAVAAWGAGWLVKVWTASPQQLTLKTATDTFATAWWPWAAGIAGAVFILLALWWLLSHLPRRGVGELSLKGSNKSGRLRVDPAGVAATAADVLAETPGVRSASSRVLRDRGQLVVALKATVEPDADLQSVVTATDDVATDLAQVLGRDDARARVQLAVARRTRHQTRVH, encoded by the coding sequence ATGGGCCGCGCCGTCCTGGGGCTCAACCGCCTCGCCGCGATCATCGTCGGCCTGGTCCTGCTCGTCCTCGGTGTGGCTGTCGCCGCCTGGGGCGCAGGATGGTTGGTGAAGGTGTGGACCGCGTCCCCGCAGCAGCTGACCTTGAAGACAGCCACCGACACCTTCGCCACCGCCTGGTGGCCCTGGGCCGCCGGCATCGCCGGCGCCGTGTTCATCCTGCTGGCCCTGTGGTGGTTGTTGTCCCACCTGCCTCGACGTGGGGTGGGCGAGTTGTCGTTGAAGGGCTCGAACAAGAGCGGGCGACTGCGCGTCGACCCGGCCGGGGTCGCAGCCACCGCAGCCGACGTCTTGGCTGAAACTCCGGGGGTTCGTTCGGCTTCGAGCCGGGTACTGCGGGATCGTGGTCAGCTGGTGGTGGCGTTGAAGGCCACCGTCGAACCCGATGCTGATCTGCAGTCGGTGGTCACCGCCACCGATGACGTCGCCACCGACCTGGCTCAGGTTCTCGGTCGTGATGACGCCCGCGCGCGGGTGCAGCTGGCCGTGGCCCGCCGAACCCGCCACCAGACCCGCGTGCACTGA
- a CDS encoding DUF2382 domain-containing protein, protein MAQNITPDALFGTTVYDNDGDKIGKVDEVYLDNASGQPEWVSVKTGLFGSSLSLIPLAQASTSGDSVKVPFAKSVVKDAPHHDPGAELSETDEADLYRHYGIADSSASAPNTGTQNTGTQNTGTQNTGTQNTGTQNTGTHNTGTGVTGSYDTDRTSDRTASGSGYDHSRGEGYDTSGDNTDNAMTRSKEELRVGTETREAGRARLRKYITTENVSRTVPVSHEEVVVTREPITEANRGAALSGGDLTEEEHEIVLTEERAVAEKDVVAVERVQLGTETVQGTETVQAELREEQIDLDADAGVKTGNTAGVADTATGTTGKHNKR, encoded by the coding sequence ATGGCTCAGAACATCACCCCCGACGCCCTGTTCGGCACCACCGTCTACGACAACGACGGCGACAAGATCGGCAAGGTTGACGAGGTCTACCTCGACAACGCCTCCGGCCAGCCGGAGTGGGTCTCGGTCAAGACCGGCCTGTTCGGCTCCAGCTTGTCCCTGATCCCGCTGGCCCAGGCCAGCACGTCCGGGGACTCCGTCAAGGTGCCGTTCGCCAAGTCGGTCGTCAAGGATGCTCCCCATCACGACCCGGGTGCCGAGCTGAGTGAGACCGACGAGGCCGACCTGTACCGCCACTACGGCATCGCCGACTCCAGCGCCTCGGCTCCGAACACCGGCACCCAGAACACCGGCACCCAGAACACCGGCACCCAGAACACCGGCACCCAGAACACCGGCACCCAGAACACCGGCACCCACAACACGGGCACTGGTGTGACGGGCAGCTACGACACCGACCGCACCAGTGATCGCACTGCCTCCGGTTCCGGCTACGACCACAGCCGCGGCGAGGGCTACGACACCTCCGGTGACAACACCGACAACGCGATGACCCGCTCGAAGGAAGAACTGCGCGTCGGTACCGAGACCCGCGAGGCGGGCCGGGCGCGGCTGCGCAAGTACATCACCACCGAGAACGTCTCCCGCACCGTGCCGGTCTCGCACGAAGAGGTCGTTGTCACCCGCGAGCCGATCACCGAGGCCAACCGCGGGGCGGCCCTCTCCGGTGGCGACCTGACCGAGGAAGAGCACGAGATCGTCCTCACCGAGGAGCGTGCCGTGGCCGAGAAGGACGTCGTCGCCGTCGAGCGCGTCCAGCTGGGCACCGAGACCGTTCAGGGCACCGAGACCGTCCAGGCCGAGCTGCGCGAAGAGCAGATCGACCTCGACGCCGACGCCGGTGTCAAGACCGGCAACACCGCCGGCGTGGCAGACACCGCTACCGGGACCACGGGCAAGCACAACAAGCGCTGA
- a CDS encoding DUF2273 domain-containing protein has translation MTASNVGIFAGLLLAIIAIQGGFGWFLLALLFAAVGYVIGAHLEGKLDLSALVPGRSRG, from the coding sequence GTGACTGCCTCGAACGTCGGCATCTTCGCCGGCCTGCTCCTGGCCATCATCGCCATCCAAGGTGGCTTCGGCTGGTTCCTGCTGGCCCTGCTCTTCGCCGCCGTCGGCTACGTCATCGGCGCCCACCTGGAAGGCAAGCTGGACCTCTCCGCCCTCGTCCCCGGCCGCAGCCGTGGCTGA
- a CDS encoding ATPase domain-containing protein has translation MPAASARLAGRLALGDDGHESGAAITKVATGIGGFDHVAMGGLPLGRTTVVAGPAGAAKTLFAAQFLAEGVRSGQPGVFVTLEEPAADLRANFATLGWDVAAWEARGDWRFVDGSPLAPTDTSARPDYDVDTLAAQIGAAVDRTGARRLALDSLSAVLSLHEDVVLARQLLRTLVLRLRAMALTVVLTVETEDDPGGSLTRYGVEEFVADNVVLLRNVREGTFRRRTVEVLKMRGAMHHKGDVAFTVVPGEGLRVLPVSVPTPAVASPPAPSSPAASSAAVDVPDAAPSSHAPRERVSSGVAGLDELTHGGLLRASTTLVAGPTGAGKTMLATQFAAEGVRSGEEVLVMAYEESREQVLANGAALGCDLEHYEWALGSSSTGSSPTADPSDDQPGRVSIQSFYPEVASLDDHLVELQGLIERLHPTRLVLDGLSALERLGSQPSYRGFLLAITAYVRSIGLATFITATPPALHPGSSPAGGASTADNLTGLVDTIIVLRLQEVGATIHRGIHVQRMRGSHHENVVRELVVDERGISVGDLMPTGATGIAGT, from the coding sequence ATGCCGGCCGCATCGGCCCGACTGGCAGGGCGGTTGGCGCTGGGGGACGACGGCCACGAGTCCGGTGCGGCCATCACCAAGGTCGCCACCGGCATCGGCGGGTTCGACCACGTCGCGATGGGTGGGTTGCCGCTGGGGCGGACCACGGTGGTCGCGGGGCCGGCAGGGGCGGCGAAGACGCTGTTCGCAGCCCAGTTCCTGGCCGAAGGGGTCCGCTCGGGTCAGCCCGGGGTGTTCGTGACCTTGGAGGAGCCGGCTGCGGACCTGCGGGCGAACTTCGCCACCCTGGGCTGGGACGTGGCCGCGTGGGAAGCCCGTGGGGACTGGCGTTTCGTCGATGGCTCCCCGTTGGCTCCCACCGACACCAGTGCCCGACCGGACTACGACGTGGACACGTTGGCCGCTCAGATCGGTGCCGCGGTGGACCGTACCGGGGCCCGGCGCCTGGCGTTGGACAGTCTCAGCGCGGTGCTTTCCCTGCACGAGGACGTAGTGCTGGCGCGGCAGTTGTTGCGCACCCTGGTCCTGCGACTGCGGGCGATGGCCCTGACGGTGGTGCTGACCGTCGAGACTGAAGACGATCCCGGGGGCTCCCTCACCCGCTACGGGGTGGAGGAGTTCGTCGCCGACAACGTGGTGCTCCTGCGCAACGTCCGGGAGGGTACGTTCCGCCGTCGCACCGTAGAGGTGCTGAAGATGCGGGGGGCGATGCACCACAAGGGCGACGTCGCGTTCACCGTCGTCCCCGGCGAAGGCCTGCGGGTGCTGCCCGTCAGTGTGCCGACACCTGCAGTTGCGTCCCCGCCCGCTCCGTCCTCGCCCGCTGCGTCGTCAGCAGCAGTCGACGTCCCCGACGCGGCCCCGTCCTCCCACGCTCCTCGGGAGCGTGTCTCCAGTGGCGTTGCCGGTCTCGACGAACTGACCCACGGTGGACTGTTGCGTGCATCGACCACACTGGTGGCCGGTCCCACGGGGGCGGGAAAGACGATGCTGGCCACCCAGTTCGCCGCCGAGGGCGTGAGGTCGGGGGAGGAGGTGCTGGTCATGGCCTACGAAGAATCTCGTGAACAGGTTCTGGCCAACGGTGCGGCGTTGGGATGCGACCTCGAGCACTACGAGTGGGCGCTCGGCAGCTCATCGACGGGCAGTTCTCCCACGGCGGACCCATCAGACGATCAGCCGGGCCGAGTGTCGATCCAGTCGTTCTACCCCGAGGTCGCCTCTCTCGATGATCACCTGGTGGAGCTCCAGGGACTCATCGAGCGGTTGCATCCGACCCGACTGGTGCTGGATGGACTCTCAGCGCTGGAGCGCCTGGGTTCTCAGCCGTCCTACCGGGGGTTCCTGCTGGCGATCACGGCCTACGTGCGCAGCATCGGTCTCGCCACGTTCATCACCGCGACCCCGCCGGCGCTGCACCCGGGTTCCTCTCCCGCCGGCGGCGCCAGCACGGCGGACAACCTCACCGGTCTGGTGGACACGATCATCGTGCTGCGGCTGCAGGAGGTCGGGGCCACCATTCACCGCGGCATCCACGTCCAGCGGATGCGTGGTAGCCATCACGAGAACGTGGTGCGGGAACTCGTCGTGGATGAACGGGGCATCAGCGTGGGGGATCTCATGCCCACCGGGGCGACAGGGATCGCGGGGACGTGA
- a CDS encoding flagellar protein FlhE, with the protein MKIKTALRTAAAAALAVGTLTGLAMPAQAAGNYSGAGSPLTLTTYGASRTGFGPSAPSTVPATSTITGVSYSISYSRPSFAPGSLSSQICYTGFGCTAASYPSGSTTAFNGLAANKDLYFKFIWSGGSGTIKGGVNVTDSITVDYS; encoded by the coding sequence GTGAAGATCAAGACCGCCCTCAGGACCGCTGCCGCTGCCGCACTGGCCGTCGGGACCCTCACCGGCCTGGCGATGCCCGCCCAGGCCGCAGGGAACTACAGCGGAGCAGGCTCCCCGCTGACCTTGACCACCTACGGCGCCAGCCGCACCGGCTTCGGTCCCTCCGCACCCTCCACCGTGCCAGCGACGAGCACGATCACCGGCGTGTCCTACAGCATCAGCTACAGCCGACCGTCGTTCGCCCCTGGCTCCCTGAGCTCGCAGATCTGCTACACCGGCTTCGGCTGCACCGCCGCCAGCTACCCCTCTGGGTCCACCACGGCCTTCAATGGTCTGGCAGCCAACAAGGATCTCTACTTCAAGTTCATCTGGTCTGGTGGTAGCGGGACCATCAAGGGCGGAGTGAACGTGACCGACAGCATCACGGTCGACTACAGCTGA
- a CDS encoding DUF6286 domain-containing protein: MQAADQKSGSGPIGVIGPILAILLLALGVLLLRDALVAAGAFSGTPWLSAGVDGLKGFAPVWWLIPVGIVVALIGLWLAVTALRPRSRKTLPLTSRTGVFLHTRDIARLASGAAQDVDGVLDVSSTATRRTVSVIVRGTAEAGLRESVTEAVAQRLSPLQSPPRVAVTVHTPKEN, encoded by the coding sequence ATGCAGGCTGCGGACCAGAAGAGCGGCAGCGGGCCCATCGGGGTCATCGGCCCGATCCTGGCCATCCTGCTCCTAGCTCTCGGCGTCCTGCTGCTGCGCGATGCCCTCGTCGCAGCCGGCGCCTTCTCCGGTACCCCGTGGCTGAGCGCCGGCGTGGACGGGCTGAAGGGGTTCGCGCCGGTGTGGTGGCTGATTCCGGTCGGGATCGTCGTGGCCCTGATCGGGTTGTGGCTGGCCGTGACCGCGTTGCGTCCCCGTTCGCGCAAGACCCTCCCGTTGACCTCACGTACCGGGGTGTTCCTGCACACCCGCGACATCGCCCGGCTGGCCTCCGGTGCCGCCCAGGACGTCGACGGTGTCCTGGACGTCTCCTCGACCGCCACCCGTCGCACGGTGAGCGTCATCGTTCGCGGCACCGCTGAAGCGGGCCTGCGGGAGTCGGTGACCGAGGCGGTTGCGCAGCGGTTGTCGCCGCTGCAGTCCCCGCCGCGGGTGGCCGTCACCGTCCACACCCCGAAGGAGAACTGA